The proteins below come from a single Cannabis sativa cultivar Pink pepper isolate KNU-18-1 chromosome 3, ASM2916894v1, whole genome shotgun sequence genomic window:
- the LOC115710419 gene encoding uncharacterized protein LOC115710419 has product MRGVTRFGVKGKLASRYIGPFEVIERIRELAYRLNLPGQLGHVHNVFHVSMLRKYTPDSSHVIEYEAIPLQEDVTYEEQPVKILARELKVLRNREIPVVKVLWRNHREDEATWELESEMS; this is encoded by the exons ATGCGTGGCGTAACGAGATTTGGAGTGAAGGGTAAGCTAGCCTCGAGGtatattggaccttttgaggtTATCGAGAGGATTAGGGAGCTCGCTTACCGATTAAACTTACCAGGACAGTTGGGACATGTTCATAATGTGTTCCATGTGTCTATGTTGAGGAAGTATACTCCAGATTCGTCACATGTTATTGAGTATGAGGCTATCCCTCTTCAGGAAGAtgtgacttatgaagaacaacctgtcAAAATCTTGGCAAGAGAGCTAAAAGTGTTAAGGAATAGAGAGATTCCAGTAGTCAAGGTCTTATGGAGAAACCACAGAGAAGACGAGGCtacttgggagttagagtccgagat GAGTTAA